One window of Lacerta agilis isolate rLacAgi1 chromosome 14, rLacAgi1.pri, whole genome shotgun sequence genomic DNA carries:
- the STARD3 gene encoding stAR-related lipid transfer protein 3 has translation MSKLWGLQNGDLEQSLPAIASSLSHSPGFSPHHFFSPERRRAISDVRRTFCLFVTFDLLFVSLLWIIELNATKSIQESLKYEIIEYSFKTSFFDIFLLAFFRFLVLLLGYAVLRLRHWWVIAITTLVSSAFLIVKVTLSDLLNKGAFGYLLPIVSFVLVWLETWFLDFKVLPQEAEEEQWYLAAQAAVARGPRLYSGALSDGQFYSPPESVAGSDDSDDELLGKRTLTDQEREYIQQGKAAMEVVDQILAQEENWTFERCSEFGDTVHSLEMPFYGKVFILKAILQCPAEIVYQEMILQPEKMVLWNKTLLACQILQRIDDNTTVSYDVAAGAAAGVVSPRDFINVRRIERRRDRYISSGMATVHSARPPTSKYVRAENGPGGFVALKCPTNPNLCTLFWILNTDLKGRLPRYLINQSLSATMTEFVFHLRKRVVEVMARS, from the exons ATGAGCAAGCTGTGGGGCTTGCAGAACGGTGACCTGGAGCAGAGTCTTCCCGCCATTGCATCCTCTCTTTCCCACAGCCCGGGCTTCTCCCCGCACCACTTCTTCTCTCCCGAGCGGAGGCGAGCCATTTCTGACGTGCGCCGGACCTTCTGCCTCTTTGTGACCTTCGATCTTCTCTTCGTCTCGCTCCTCTGGATAATTGAACTGAAC GCCACCAAAAGCATCCAGGAGAGTCTGAAGTATGAAATCATCGAGTACAGCTTTAAAACGTCCTTTTTTGACATATTT CTCTTGGCTTTCTTCCGATTTTTGGTGCTGCTCCTGGGATATGCTGTCCTCAGGCTCCGCCACTGGTGGGTCATTGCG ATCACTACATTGGTGTCCAGTGCCTTCCTGATTGTGAAAGTTACCCTTTCGGAT CTGCTGAACAAAGGGGCTTTTGGCTATCTCCTGCCCATCGTTTCCTTTGTCCTTGTCTGGCTGGAAACATGGTTTCTGGATTTTAAAGTCTTGCCCCAAGAGGCTGAGGAAGAGCAAT gGTACCTGGCAGCTCAAGCCGCTGTGGCCCGAGGACCCCGCCTTTATTCAGGGGCGCTTTCAGATGGCCAGTTCTACTCCCCTCCAGAATCCGTTGCAG GATCAGATGACTCAGATGATGAACTTTTGGGAAAGAGGACATTAACTGACCAG GAAAGAGAATACATCCAACAAGGCAAAGCAGCAATGGAGGTGGTCGACCAGATCTTGGCCCAAGAGGAGAACTGGACATTTGAGAGATGCAGT GAGTTTGGCGACACAGTTCACTCTCTGGAAATGCCATTCTACGGCAAGGTGTTCATCCTGAAG GCAATTCTACAGTGTCCTGCCGAGATAGTTTACCAGGAGATGATTCTTCAGCCGGAGAAGATGGTCCTGTGGAATAAAACCTTGTTAGCATGCCAG ATCTTGCAACGGATTGATGACAACACAACTGTATCCTATGATGTGgcagctggtgctgctgctggcgtTGTGTCACCCAG GGACTTCATAAATGTGCGTCGGattgagagaaggagagaccggTACATTTCATCAGGGATGGCGACAGTTCACAGCGCACGTCCCCCTACTTCCAAATATGTCAG AGCGGAAAACGGTCCGGGTGGTTTTGTTGCCCTGAAATGTCCCACTAATCCGAACCTCTGTACCTTGTTCTGGATACTCAATACAGACCTCAAG